Proteins encoded together in one Desulfomonilaceae bacterium window:
- the sat gene encoding sulfate adenylyltransferase: protein MSKAKLVRPHGGGELKPLMLKGAALAEEKKKAETLKKINITSRETGDLLMMGCGAFTPLEGFMTKADWKGVCDEYKMASGLFWPIPITVSTDDESVKVGDEIALFDTDNKEVVATMKVTEKYTIDKNYECKKVFTTDDMEHPGVQKVMAQGKYNLAGPVKVLTEGGFPEEYGDLYGTPAETRAIFEAKGWKRIAALQLRNPMHRSHEFLAKIAVEVMDGIIIHQLLGKLKAGDIPADVRVDAINALVDNYFVKDTVVTKGYPMEMRYAGPREALLHGVFRQNYGCSHLIVGRDHAGVGDYYGPFDAQKIFDVIPEGSLELQPLNIDWTFHCFKCGGMASMRTCPHGKADRLLLSGTMVRKTLSEGGELPPEFSRPEVVDILKKYYQGLEEKVEVKLHGAATGDVKK, encoded by the coding sequence ATGTCGAAAGCCAAGCTGGTGAGACCTCACGGTGGTGGGGAATTAAAACCTTTGATGCTAAAAGGCGCAGCGCTAGCAGAAGAGAAGAAAAAAGCCGAAACTCTTAAGAAAATCAACATCACATCGAGAGAAACGGGCGATCTCCTTATGATGGGTTGTGGCGCTTTTACACCGCTTGAAGGTTTCATGACCAAAGCTGATTGGAAAGGCGTATGTGACGAATACAAGATGGCCAGTGGTCTGTTCTGGCCTATTCCGATCACTGTTTCAACTGACGACGAAAGTGTCAAAGTGGGAGATGAAATAGCTCTATTTGACACGGACAATAAAGAAGTCGTCGCCACTATGAAAGTCACCGAAAAATACACGATCGACAAAAATTACGAGTGCAAAAAGGTTTTTACCACTGATGACATGGAACATCCCGGTGTCCAGAAAGTCATGGCTCAGGGTAAATACAACCTGGCGGGCCCCGTCAAAGTGTTAACCGAGGGCGGGTTCCCTGAAGAATATGGTGATCTTTATGGCACACCGGCTGAAACCAGGGCCATATTTGAAGCAAAAGGCTGGAAGCGTATTGCGGCTTTGCAGTTGCGTAACCCGATGCACAGGTCCCATGAATTCCTGGCCAAAATCGCTGTAGAGGTCATGGACGGTATAATCATCCATCAACTCCTTGGAAAATTGAAAGCCGGTGACATTCCTGCGGATGTTCGTGTAGATGCTATTAACGCTCTTGTAGACAACTATTTTGTCAAAGACACCGTTGTAACCAAAGGCTATCCGATGGAAATGAGATACGCCGGTCCGAGAGAAGCTCTTCTTCATGGTGTATTCCGCCAAAACTACGGCTGTAGCCATCTTATCGTAGGTCGTGACCACGCTGGTGTTGGCGATTACTATGGACCGTTTGACGCTCAAAAAATTTTTGATGTCATACCCGAAGGGTCGCTGGAACTACAGCCCCTCAACATCGACTGGACTTTCCACTGCTTTAAATGCGGTGGTATGGCTTCAATGAGAACCTGCCCGCATGGCAAAGCTGATCGTCTGCTTCTTTCCGGAACCATGGTCCGTAAAACTCTGTCTGAGGGTGGCGAATTACCTCCTGAATTCTCGAGACCTGAAGTTGTGGACATTCTGAAAAAATACTATCAAGGACTGGAAGAAAAAGTCGAAGTCAAGCTGCATGGCGCGGCTACCGGCGATGTGAAGAAATAA
- a CDS encoding LysM peptidoglycan-binding domain-containing M23 family metallopeptidase, protein MTNLNMKKLASCWSIILSIWVLSGCSANLASMRSSISEVSNKKTAVQKIEKNKAVSDEEGAFHVVGKDETLAHICDVYGLDLKAVAKLNKLESPYKISRGETIFLPASALLPETDLKRSPNPPKPMIGANDSQTRYFVASAIRGLRHPNVPQLRFPVPHGVLTSPFGFRWGSFHKGLDIAAPVGNSVLSCADGRIVFTGSQKRFRRYGNTVLIDHGKGAYTYYAHLSGIVVKPGQLIRRGQKIGMVGNTGRSTGPHLHLEVRVANQMYNPLAYFSSKEMAGMRVAKRFANSPMGPVLAHWKIPDLLSANLP, encoded by the coding sequence ATGACTAACTTAAACATGAAGAAACTCGCATCCTGCTGGTCAATAATTCTCTCAATATGGGTTCTATCCGGTTGTTCCGCCAACCTGGCTTCCATGAGATCGTCCATTTCCGAGGTTTCTAACAAGAAAACAGCGGTCCAAAAAATCGAAAAAAACAAAGCTGTTTCAGATGAGGAAGGGGCCTTTCATGTGGTTGGGAAAGATGAAACGCTAGCGCACATTTGCGATGTTTATGGTCTGGATCTCAAAGCCGTAGCAAAACTAAACAAGTTGGAATCCCCTTACAAAATAAGTCGCGGAGAAACTATTTTTTTGCCCGCGTCCGCTCTGTTGCCGGAGACCGATCTGAAAAGATCTCCTAATCCTCCTAAACCCATGATCGGCGCGAATGACTCTCAGACCAGATATTTTGTAGCAAGCGCGATTAGAGGATTGAGGCATCCAAATGTGCCGCAACTCAGGTTCCCAGTGCCTCACGGAGTGTTGACGTCTCCATTTGGATTTCGTTGGGGTAGTTTTCATAAAGGGTTGGATATAGCGGCGCCGGTAGGGAATTCGGTATTATCCTGCGCTGACGGAAGAATTGTTTTTACCGGCAGTCAGAAAAGATTCAGGAGATATGGAAATACTGTTTTAATTGATCACGGGAAGGGCGCTTATACCTATTACGCTCACTTGTCCGGAATAGTGGTAAAGCCCGGACAGCTAATTCGGAGAGGCCAGAAAATAGGAATGGTGGGAAATACAGGACGTTCCACCGGGCCACATTTGCATTTGGAGGTTCGAGTCGCTAATCAAATGTACAATCCTTTAGCATACTTTTCATCTAAAGAAATGGCCGGAATGCGTGTGGCCAAAAGATTCGCAAATTCTCCAATGGGGCCTGTCCTTGCTCACTGGAAAATCCCGGATCTATTATCGGCTAACCTGCCTTAA